CCAAATATCTTGCTGAAATTTGGCTTTACCATCAATAGCTTCCAGTTTTTTAGTTATAGTGTCTTGTAATTCTTGTATGTATTGATAGAATTTATCTTTCATTATTATTCAATTTCGTCGTAAAGTTCATAGAGTTCCATATCGAGTGCGTTTTCGCCGGGTGGCGTGTGTTCTTTTTCAAGGGTTTTAATCCAGGTAAAATTACAACTTTCTGCCACTTTTATACTCGCTAGGTTCGTTTTATGGGCTATAATCTGTAATGTTTTTAAGTTCAAATTTTCAAAAGCGTAATCAGATAATAATTTAATCGCTTTTGTGGTAGTGCCTTGGCCTTCGAGATTGTAGTCGATGCAATAAGCAAATTCTCCATGTTTTTTGTTCCAATTGATGTCTTTCAGGTAGATTAATCCAGATATCTGCTTTAAGTGATTTTGCTTTAAAGTGAAAAGGAACTCTTCTTTTAATCCAAACGCCTTTACTTTTTTTTCAACAAAGATTTTTGCTAAATCTGGTGTTGTGTTTTGCTGAAGAGTCTCTGGAAAATAACGTTTTAATCTGTCTTCATTAGCATTAACAAAATTGCATATATTCCAGTAGTCTTCAGATTTAATAGGTTGAATATTAAAGTTGCCAAAACTAAGCATTCGCCGTTGTTGGTTTTAGGTTCAAGGCTTCCACCGTTTTTAGAGATGCAGCGGTAACCGAAAGTGGCAGTACCAAAATAACTCCAATGACTGGTACTAAAAGGCATAAAATAAAAACAATACCATTGCCAATGGCCAAACCTCGGTTTTTGCGAACAAACCGAATACTTTCTTTGTACTGAAAATGACGCTCTAGAGTATAGTCCATATTACCGAAGCCAGCATAGTAGGCTTGAACCAAAAACAGCAATATGGTTGAAAATATATTAATTACGGGAATGAATTTTAATAGTAAAATAGGGATTGTGTAAAATAATTCCATAAATAAATTCCGACCATTAATTTTTATACCACGCCATAATTGTTGCATGAAAGTGGTATTTCTATGCGAATTTGCCACACGACCCGTAAAATGTGCTTCAATCTTTTCAGAAACAGGGCTCATAAACGGTGCCGAAAGCGCCATTATAATATGTTTGAAAAGGATAAGGCCGATAACAATAATGATAAGTCC
This genomic stretch from Flavobacteriaceae bacterium GSB9 harbors:
- a CDS encoding GNAT family N-acetyltransferase, with the protein product MLSFGNFNIQPIKSEDYWNICNFVNANEDRLKRYFPETLQQNTTPDLAKIFVEKKVKAFGLKEEFLFTLKQNHLKQISGLIYLKDINWNKKHGEFAYCIDYNLEGQGTTTKAIKLLSDYAFENLNLKTLQIIAHKTNLASIKVAESCNFTWIKTLEKEHTPPGENALDMELYELYDEIE
- a CDS encoding EI24 domain-containing protein encodes the protein MLKNVLSGIKAYFGAFGLISKLKLWKFFAVPMLISFVTAIVIFGSAYGLSDNVGDFISKLWIWDWGKETFSTISNFIGGLIIIVIGLILFKHIIMALSAPFMSPVSEKIEAHFTGRVANSHRNTTFMQQLWRGIKINGRNLFMELFYTIPILLLKFIPVINIFSTILLFLVQAYYAGFGNMDYTLERHFQYKESIRFVRKNRGLAIGNGIVFILCLLVPVIGVILVLPLSVTAASLKTVEALNLKPTTANA